One Pseudomonas fluorescens genomic region harbors:
- a CDS encoding GNAT family N-acetyltransferase, translated as MPDTQYSLLDESLWPLMNKFYRSHQSPMKAVREAQLWVARRGEIVAALCLRPVAGGHWLTGLFVDPGCREQGIAAQLISKAVQHVIEPVWLFCHPDLRGFYERRGFSFDPALPQAMAERLSRYARSKPMIAMGLSPSQS; from the coding sequence ATGCCCGACACCCAATACAGCCTGCTCGACGAGTCTTTATGGCCGTTGATGAACAAGTTCTACCGCAGCCACCAATCGCCGATGAAAGCCGTGCGCGAGGCGCAGTTGTGGGTGGCGCGACGCGGCGAAATCGTGGCGGCGCTGTGTCTGCGGCCGGTGGCGGGCGGGCATTGGTTGACGGGGTTGTTTGTCGATCCGGGCTGTCGTGAACAGGGAATTGCAGCGCAGTTGATTTCTAAAGCGGTGCAGCACGTGATTGAGCCGGTGTGGCTGTTCTGTCATCCGGATTTGCGCGGATTTTATGAGCGGCGCGGGTTCAGCTTCGACCCTGCCCTGCCTCAGGCGATGGCGGAGCGGTTGAGCCGGTATGCGCGGAGCAAGCCGATGATTGCGATGGGGCTGAGCCCTTCACAATCCTGA